A window of Oncorhynchus nerka isolate Pitt River linkage group LG4, Oner_Uvic_2.0, whole genome shotgun sequence contains these coding sequences:
- the LOC135571350 gene encoding uncharacterized protein LOC135571350, whose translation MDPSANSLITQRVHYDSGGPIYTQLSHTLSNHMQSIECPSPWVSPPSPPRGWGSSPLSPTTPPPQPLPPQPLPVGWGSSPPSAPHPPLSPSPSAPPRGLGFLPPQPPHPVPPQPLTPPTNPKHSPRNRGSPPNPHPTNQPPHSAPHPSPQHSPVTGVPPPTPHPVGWGSQPQPSPHQPTPTPPLSPSPRPPPQPQHSPSAPPTNPHSPQPLTPPHPVGGVPPPAPHPNTPPSAPHPVGWGSNPQPHPVGWGSPQLTSPRGLNPNLSPSPRPPPALTP comes from the exons ATGGACCCTTCGGCTAATTCACTTATTACCCAGAGGGTGCACTATGACAGTGGAGGGCCAATATATACACAACTGAGCCACACTCTCAGCAACCACATGCAGTCCATAGAGTG CCCCTCCCCGTGGGTCagccccccctccccaccccGTGGGTGGGGTTCCTCCCCCCTCAGCCCCACCACACCTCCCCCTCAGCCCCTCCCCCCTCAGCCCCTCCCCGTGGGTTGGGGTTCCTCCCCCCCCTCAGCCCCTCACCCCCCCCTCAGCCCCTCCCCCTCAGCCCCTCCCCGTGGGTTGGGGTTCCTCCCCCCTCAGCCCCCTCACCCCGTCCCCCCTCAGCCCCTCACCCCACCAACCAACCCCAAGCACTCACCCCGTAACCGGGGTTCCCCCCCCAACCCTCACCCCACCAACCAACCCCCCCACTCAgcccctcacccctccccccaGCACTCACCCGTAACCGGGGTTCCTCCCCCAACCCCTCACCCCGTGGGCTGGGGTTCCCAGCCCCAACCCTCACCCCACCAGCCAACCCCAACACCCCCCCTCAGCccctcaccccgtcctccccctcagccCCAACACTCCCCCTCAGCCCCACCAACCAACCCCCACTCACCTCAGCCCCTCACCCC CCCTCACCCCGTGGGTGGGGTTCCTCCCCCAGCCCCTCACCCCAACACTCCCCCCTCAGCCCCTCACCCCGTGGGTTGGGGTTCCAACCCTCAGCCTCACCCCGTGGGTTGGGGTTCCCCCCAGCTCACCTCACCCCGTGGGCTGAACCCCAACCTCAGCCCCTCACCCCGTCCCCCCCCAGCCCTCACCCCGTAA